ATTGAATAGAAATAGTAGAGCATCGTTTGCCTTGATACAGTTAAAGTGATTTGAAGAGAAATATTACTAAAATTTAGGTAAATATTTGGTAAAAGGAGTGCAATGCAATTTAGCGGAAAAAATGTTTTAGTAACTGGTGCAAGCAGGGGGATTGGTGCACAGATCGCAAAAGTTTTGGCTGGATATGGCCTAAAGGTTTGGATCAACTATCGAAGTGGGGCCGAAGCAGCCGATAAGATACAAGCTGAAATCGAAGCAGCCGGTGGAGAAGCGGCGGTTATCGGATTTGATGTGAGTGATGAAAAAGCTTTCATAGAGGCTATCAAAACGATTATCGATAGTGATGGGGAACTAAGTTATCTTGTCAATAATGCCGGTATTACCAAAGACAAACTTGCTATGCGCATGAGCGTAGAAGATTTTGAAAGTGTCATACGAGCCAATTTGACGAGTGCTTTCATAGGATGTCGAGAAGCTCTCAAAGCGATGAGCAAAAAACGATTTGGCAGTGTTGTAAATATCTCCAGTATCGTAGGCGAAACAGGAAACGCTGGACAGGTGAACTACAGCGCGAGTAAGGGTGGGATGATTGCGATGACAAAATCCTTTGCCCTTGAAGGGGCTGCACGAGGCATTCGTTTTAACTGTGTGACTCCCGGATTTATCGCAACCGATATGACCAAAGAGCTCAAAGAGGAGATCAAAGAAGCCTATATATCCAAAATTCCACTAAAGCGATTTGGTGATCCCAAAGAGGTTGCCGAAGCGGTTGCTTTTTTACTGAGTGATGGTGCTGGTTACATTACAGGAGAGACGATTAAGGTTAATGGCGGAATGTATTTATAAGGAAAATTTTGATACAATCATGCGAATACAATACAGATAAGGAGTCATAATGGCAGATATTTTCGAACAGGTCAAAGAGGTTGTTGTAGAACAACTCAACGCAAATCCTGATGAGGTAAAACCTGAGTCTCGATTTGTAGAAGATTTGAATGCAGACAGTTTAGATGTTGTGGAATTGGTAATGGCTTTGGAAGAGAAATTTGGTATCGAAATTCCTGATGAAGACGCAGAAAAGATTCAAACAGTCGGTGACGCAGTAAAATATATCGAAGAACACAAATCTTAAATCAAGTGGGGCAAGCCCCCTTGGTTTTTAGTGAGTTTGTACAATTGACTAAAGATCAAGGATAGGGAGTAGTTTTGAGAAGAGTTGTTGTAACCGGTCTTGGAATGATCAATTCTTTGGGACATGACAAAAAAAGTTCATTCGAAGCGATTATTAATGGAGAGACAGGAGTTGATCATATAACACTTTTTGACCCTTCTAATCAATCAGTGAAAATTGCTGCGGAAGTGAAAGATTTTGATCCTACAACGGTACTCGATCCAAAAGATGTAAAAAAAGCGGACCGATTTATCCAGCTAGGCATTAAGGCGGCACGTGAAGCGATGGCAGATGCCGGATTTGATGGCGAGGTAGACAATGACAGATTCGGTATCAGTTCAGCATCCGGTATCGGAGGACTTGCGACGATCGAAAAAAATTCTGTTGTCTGCAATACAAGAGGTCCGAGAAGAATTAGTCCATTTTTTATCCCTTCAGCGCTTGTAAATATGCTTGGTGGTTTTATATCTATCGAACACAAACTCAAAGGTCCCAATCTTTCCAGTGTGACAGCCTGTGCTGCAGGGACTCATGCGATTACAGAAGCTGCTAAAACAATCATGCTTGGTGGTGCTGACAGAATGCTTGTTGTGGGCTCTGAAGCTGCTATTTGCCCTATTGGTATAGGTGGATTTGCTGCGATGAAAGCACTTTCTACCTATAATGACGATCCCAAGCACGCATCACGTCCTTTTGATGCCAAAAGAAACGGTTTTGTGATGGGAGAGGGCAGCGGTGCACTGGTATTGGAAGAGTATGAGGCAGCCAAAGCAAGAGGGGCAAAAATCTACGCCGAACTTATAGGTTTTGGTGAAAGTGGTGATGCGAACCATATCACGACTCCAGCCCCTGAAGGCGAAGGTGCCTATAGAGCCATGAAAGCCGCGTTGGCGATGGCCGGAGTGGATAGAGTTGACTACATCAATGCTCACGGGACTAGTACGAAGTACAATGATTGGTATGAAACGATGGCGATCAAAAAGCTGTTTGGTGGGAAAGAGAACTGTCCTCCGGTAAGCTCTACAAAGGGTCAAACGGCGCACTGCCTCGGTGCAGCCGGAGCGATTGAGGCGGTCATTACTCTTATGGCGCTGACAGAAGGGGTTATTCCCCCAACGATCAATTATGAAGAGCCAGATCCAGATTGTGATCTGGATTACGTGCCAAATGAAGCAAGAAAAGCCGATTTGGAAATTGTGATGAGCAACTCTTTTGGATTTGGCGGCACAAACGGTGTTGTCGTATTCAAAAAGGTTTGATCTTGGCGACATACCTCGATTTTGAACAAAAAATCAAAGAGATTGAAAATGAACTCGAAGCGGCAAAAGCAAGAGGCGATACTGCCGCTATCGAGATTTTTGAAAAAGACCTGCAAAAAGAGGCTTCCAAAACTTATAAAAATCTAAGTGACTACCAAAAGCTTCAGCTTGCAAGACACCCCGATAGACCTTATGCCCTTGATTACATCCGCCTCATTTTGGATGATGCATATGAAATCCACGGAGACAGATGTTTTCGTGACGATCCTGCGATCCTTTGCTACCTTGGGTACATCGATGGCCAAAAAACTCTTGTCATAGGGGAACAAAAAGGGCGAGGCACGAAAAACAAGCTCAAAAGAAACTTTGGAATGCCTCATCCCGAAGGATATCGAAAAGCACTTCGAGCCGCAAAGATGGCAGAAAAATTCGGGCTCCCTATTTTAATGCTGATCGATACGCCAGGAGCGTATCCTGGGATAGGAGCCGAAGAGAGAGGGCAAAGTGAAGCGATAGCGAGGAATCTTATTGAGTTCAGCATGCTTGATACTCCCACTATCTCTATCGTAATAGGTGAAGGCGGAAGCGGGGGAGCGCTTGCCATCGGTGTTGCTGATAAGTTGGCAATGCTGAAATATTCTGTTTTTAGTGTCATCTCGCCTGAGGGGTGTGCAGCCATCCTTTGGAATGATCCGGCAAAGGTTGAGCAGGCCACGAAAGCTTTGAAAATAACTGCAGAGGATTTGAAGGAATTGGGACTTATCGATGATATTATCGATGAGCCCTTTATGGGCGCCCATCGAGACAAAGAAGGCGCAGCAAAAGCCCTGAAAGAGTATTATCTGCAAAATATTCGAGAGCTCATGCAGATGGATCCTAAAGAGCGTCTAGAAAAGCGGTATGAGAAATTGATGAAAATGGGCAGGTTCAAAGAGTAGTGCGTATCCCTCGAAAAAGAGGGAGATTTTTACAGTCCATGTTCTTTTTTGTATTGCATGACGATAGCGTATGCTTCATCTTTGAGTTTTAGTTTTTCCAGTTTCAGTTTTTCAAGCTCCAGGTCTTCCATGTGTTCGCGGCCCTCTTCTACATCTTTGACGATCTTTTTCAGTTCCTCGTGTCGTTCGATGATCTTATCGAAATGAGGGTTTTCCTGTCTTATTTTTTGAATCAATTCTTGTGGAAATTCTTCTAACATGTTTGCTCCTTTTTTCTTTTCAATTGTATCATTTAGGTTCTGTATTCTGCATTAATTTTGACATACTCATAGCCAAGATCGCAGCCATATGCTGTAAATTTTCCATCACCTAGACCTAGATCACAATGGATGACAAATTCATCCTGTTTCATGACAATGTGCGCTTTTTTTTCTCGCGCATCGTCAAAAAGGTTTCTTCCTCTTTCATAAACAACGATATCCCCTATAGCGATCGTGAGTTTCTTTTCATCACACTCTATGCCGCTGGCACCGATGGTAGATGCGATTCTTCCCCAGTTTGGATCTTCACCGAAAAGCGCTGTTTTCACTAAAAGCGAATTTGTAAGGGCTTTGGCGGCAATTTGAGCATCTTTGTCGTTGGCTGCGCCTGTAATTTTAAAGGCTACCAGTTTGTTCGCTCCCTCTCCATCTTTGACAATCTGCAAAGCAAGATGGTGCATGATGGTGTGAAGAGCGTATTCGAAAGCCTCTTTTTCATATACTTCGCTTTTTCCGTTGGCCATTAAAAAAACAGAATCGTTTGTAGAGGTGTCTCCATCAACACTGATCGCATTGAAAGTGGTTTGTGCATGTTTTTGAAGAAGAGGCTTCATCACCTCTTCGGGAACTTTGGCGTCGGTTACAATGAAACAGAGCATTGTCGCCATCGTTGGGTTGATCATTCCGGCGCCCTTGGCAAATCCTGCAATATGAAAAGATGTGCCATCTTCAAGTTCCACTTTGAATCCCATATATTTTGGAAAAGTATCGGTAGTCATGATGGCTTTTGCGAAATTTTCACTATTTTGAGCGTTCAAATCAAAAGATAAAGCCGCATTGATGATTTTCTCTTTTGGAAGTCGAACGCCGATGACTCCGGTAGAGCTCATAATGGGATTGTGCAAGGGAAATTTTGTTTGAAGGGATGATAGAACCTCTTCGATATCTTCAATACCCTCTTCGCCTGTCATGGCGTTGGCATTTTTGGAGTTGACCAAAATGAAATTGCTTGTCTGTATGGCGTTTTTTTGGAAATGCTTAATGGGTGCAGCTTGAAATCTATTTCGCGTAAAGATGGCCGCAACATGGGCTGGAGTATCTGAGTAGAGAAATCCAACATCGAGCCCATTTTTTTTAAGCCCGGCCATTACTCCGTCACAATAAAAACCTTGCACATGTTCAATCGGGTTTTGTATCGGAAAGAGTTGGAAGCGCATGACAAGCCTTTGAAAAAAGTGGGGAAGGAAAGGGGACCTGTATTACAGGTCTACTTGAAAATTTTTCTTTTTAAGAATTCTAAGACCCTTTGCAGATACTTTTATCTTTTTCTTAGTGCCGTCTGGAAGCGTAACACGTACAGTTCTTATATTTGGTAAAAATCTTCTTTTTGTCTTATTGTTTGCGTGGCTGACATTGTGACCAGTGATCGGTTTTTTGCCAGTTACTTGACATTTTTTGGACATCGCCTTCACCTTTATTTGGTTTTTTTGAGTTTTGAATGATATGAAAAAAATGATTAAGAATAGCTTAATTTAAACTAATTTTTAGCTTTTGCTTTTGGTATAATTATACCAATTTTACCCAAAGGATATGAATGCTCGTAGCCCCAAGTATACTCAGTGCCGATTTTGGAATTTTGGCTAAAGAGGTGATCGATATTTGCGAAGCTGGTGCGGATCTTGTTCATGTGGATGTGATGGATGGCCATTTCGTACCAAATATGACTATCGGACCGGTTGTTGCCAAAGCAGTTGCTGCAGTGGCTACGAAGCCTTTGGATGTGCATCTGATGGTGGAAGACAATAGCTTTTTTGTCGATCTTTTTGCCCCACTGAAGCCAAAATATATTTCGTTTCATTACGAAAGTGAACAGCATCATCATAGAGTTGCGCAAAAAATAAGAGATTATGGTATCTCTCCTGCAATTGTCATCAATCCAGCAACTCCGGTTAATGTGCTTGAAGAGATCATCAAATATGTAGATATGGTCCTTTTGATGAGTGTCAATCCCGGTTTTGGAGGGCAGAAGTTTATCCCGGTTTTTGACAAAATCAAACAGACGAAAGAACTGATTGAAAAGCATAATCCTTCGTGTCTTATCGAAGTGGATGGAGGAGTGAGCGATAAAAACATCCATGAGCTGAAAGCCGCCGGTGTTGATGTAGCGGTTGCTGGAAGTTATGTCTTTGGACACAAGGACTATGCACAGGCAATAGCAAGTCTCAAGGTATAATGTGCGAGTAAAGATCTGCGGTATTACAAATCTTGAAGATGCACTTGTTGCGATAGAAGCCGGTGCAGATGCTTTAGGATTTGTATTTTATGAAAAATCTCCCCGCTACATTCATCCCCAAGAGGCAAAAATAATCAGCAAAAAGCTTCCTCCCTTTGTGGAACGGGTTGGACTGTTTGTTCACGAAGAACCTGTAAAGATCGATGAAATCTGCTCATATTGCAATATGAGTCTTGCCCAGATCCATTTTGACGTGGAAGAGTCTTTTTTTGAAAAGCTTCAAACAAAAGCGTTGCCAGTAGTCCGAGCAAAATGTGCTGAAGATATCTTACAATTTTCCGATCGCTACAGGTTGGTAGATGCGTATGTACCGGAGTTTGGAGGAGCCGGTCGAAGAGTGGCACTGGAGTGGTTCGAAAATATAGACTGCTCAAAAATCGTTTTGGCAGGAGGTCTTAGTCCAAAGAACGTTTCGGAAGTGAAACGGTACGGTTTTTACGGTGTAGACGTAAGTAGTGGAGTAGAGGCTCGAAAAGGAAAAAAAGATCCCCAAAAAGTTCGAGAGTTTATCCAAAAGGCAAAGTTTGAATAAACTGGAAAAACTGGCTTTCAAATTGACCAAAAAATCGATGCAAAAAGAGCAGTTTTTTGGGCTTTTGCAAAATCTTTTTGGCATGTTTGAAGATCCTCAAATTATTTATGAAACACTCAAAGCCAGAGGATTCCCTTTGGATGAAAAAGAGAATACAATTTTTTTGAAAACAGCGATAACGCCATACCAAGAGCAGGAATTTGTCGTTGTCGATATAGAGACAAACGGGAGTAAACCAGAGTTTTCTCAAGTGATCGAGATAGGAGCCATCAAATTCAAAGGCAATACAATCATTGATCGTTTCGAGAGTTTTATCTATGCCGAGGATGTTCCGGAGTATATCAGTAAATTGACCGGCATCCTTCAAGAGGATCTGGAAAATGCACCATCTCAAAAAGAGGTGCTGCTTTCGTTTAAAGAGTTTTTACAAGATGCTGTTTTTGTTGCACACAATGTACGTTTCGACTACAATTTTATTTCAAGTAAACTGGAACAGCTCGGTTTGGAAAAATTGGCCAATAGAAAGCTTTGTTCCATCGATCTGGCAAGAAAAACGATTGAGAGTGAACGTTACGGGTTGGAGTTTCTCAATGAGACACTCGGCATCAATACGGCTGTGAGCCATCGGGCATATGCTGATGCGTTAACGGCGTATAAAATTTTACAAATGTCCTTTGAAAAACTGCCAAATGAAGTGAAATCGACAGAGGATTTGATCAAATTTAGCAAAAGTGCGAAACGAAAAAAAGTGAAAAAGACTACAAAACTTTCTGAATCAACTTTGCCCCAAGCAGATCCCCCCAGTTGTTCACAGCAGTCCTGAACATATCCAAAAAGCGATCAACGGTAATGATGAGCGCTATGGCTTCAACAGGGAGTCCTACACTGTCAAGCACCATTGTCATCATAATGAGTCCTGCTCCCGGAATCCCAGCCGCTCCGATAGAAGCGAAAGTGACGGTGATGAATATGGTGATTTGCTGAGCCAGACTTAATTCTACCCCGCTGATATTTGCGATGAACAGAACTGCAATCGATTCATACAGAGCAGTTCCATCCATGTTGATAGTGGCTCCCAGTGGTAAAACGAATCCAGCTACTTTTTTACTCACCCCTCCTTTTTCTTCTGCAACTTCAAGACTGACAGGAAGTGTTGCAGAGCTTGAAGCAGTAGAAAAGGCGATCAAAGGTG
The Nitratiruptor sp. SB155-2 genome window above contains:
- a CDS encoding beta-ketoacyl-ACP synthase II, with amino-acid sequence MRRVVVTGLGMINSLGHDKKSSFEAIINGETGVDHITLFDPSNQSVKIAAEVKDFDPTTVLDPKDVKKADRFIQLGIKAAREAMADAGFDGEVDNDRFGISSASGIGGLATIEKNSVVCNTRGPRRISPFFIPSALVNMLGGFISIEHKLKGPNLSSVTACAAGTHAITEAAKTIMLGGADRMLVVGSEAAICPIGIGGFAAMKALSTYNDDPKHASRPFDAKRNGFVMGEGSGALVLEEYEAAKARGAKIYAELIGFGESGDANHITTPAPEGEGAYRAMKAALAMAGVDRVDYINAHGTSTKYNDWYETMAIKKLFGGKENCPPVSSTKGQTAHCLGAAGAIEAVITLMALTEGVIPPTINYEEPDPDCDLDYVPNEARKADLEIVMSNSFGFGGTNGVVVFKKV
- a CDS encoding DUF465 domain-containing protein; translation: MLEEFPQELIQKIRQENPHFDKIIERHEELKKIVKDVEEGREHMEDLELEKLKLEKLKLKDEAYAIVMQYKKEHGL
- the rpmB gene encoding 50S ribosomal protein L28, whose amino-acid sequence is MSKKCQVTGKKPITGHNVSHANNKTKRRFLPNIRTVRVTLPDGTKKKIKVSAKGLRILKKKNFQVDL
- the argJ gene encoding bifunctional glutamate N-acetyltransferase/amino-acid acetyltransferase ArgJ encodes the protein MRFQLFPIQNPIEHVQGFYCDGVMAGLKKNGLDVGFLYSDTPAHVAAIFTRNRFQAAPIKHFQKNAIQTSNFILVNSKNANAMTGEEGIEDIEEVLSSLQTKFPLHNPIMSSTGVIGVRLPKEKIINAALSFDLNAQNSENFAKAIMTTDTFPKYMGFKVELEDGTSFHIAGFAKGAGMINPTMATMLCFIVTDAKVPEEVMKPLLQKHAQTTFNAISVDGDTSTNDSVFLMANGKSEVYEKEAFEYALHTIMHHLALQIVKDGEGANKLVAFKITGAANDKDAQIAAKALTNSLLVKTALFGEDPNWGRIASTIGASGIECDEKKLTIAIGDIVVYERGRNLFDDAREKKAHIVMKQDEFVIHCDLGLGDGKFTAYGCDLGYEYVKINAEYRT
- the rpe gene encoding ribulose-phosphate 3-epimerase produces the protein MLVAPSILSADFGILAKEVIDICEAGADLVHVDVMDGHFVPNMTIGPVVAKAVAAVATKPLDVHLMVEDNSFFVDLFAPLKPKYISFHYESEQHHHRVAQKIRDYGISPAIVINPATPVNVLEEIIKYVDMVLLMSVNPGFGGQKFIPVFDKIKQTKELIEKHNPSCLIEVDGGVSDKNIHELKAAGVDVAVAGSYVFGHKDYAQAIASLKV
- a CDS encoding 3'-5' exonuclease — translated: MNKLEKLAFKLTKKSMQKEQFFGLLQNLFGMFEDPQIIYETLKARGFPLDEKENTIFLKTAITPYQEQEFVVVDIETNGSKPEFSQVIEIGAIKFKGNTIIDRFESFIYAEDVPEYISKLTGILQEDLENAPSQKEVLLSFKEFLQDAVFVAHNVRFDYNFISSKLEQLGLEKLANRKLCSIDLARKTIESERYGLEFLNETLGINTAVSHRAYADALTAYKILQMSFEKLPNEVKSTEDLIKFSKSAKRKKVKKTTKLSESTLPQADPPSCSQQS
- the fabG gene encoding 3-oxoacyl-ACP reductase FabG — encoded protein: MQFSGKNVLVTGASRGIGAQIAKVLAGYGLKVWINYRSGAEAADKIQAEIEAAGGEAAVIGFDVSDEKAFIEAIKTIIDSDGELSYLVNNAGITKDKLAMRMSVEDFESVIRANLTSAFIGCREALKAMSKKRFGSVVNISSIVGETGNAGQVNYSASKGGMIAMTKSFALEGAARGIRFNCVTPGFIATDMTKELKEEIKEAYISKIPLKRFGDPKEVAEAVAFLLSDGAGYITGETIKVNGGMYL
- the acpP gene encoding acyl carrier protein, giving the protein MADIFEQVKEVVVEQLNANPDEVKPESRFVEDLNADSLDVVELVMALEEKFGIEIPDEDAEKIQTVGDAVKYIEEHKS
- a CDS encoding phosphoribosylanthranilate isomerase; translated protein: MRVKICGITNLEDALVAIEAGADALGFVFYEKSPRYIHPQEAKIISKKLPPFVERVGLFVHEEPVKIDEICSYCNMSLAQIHFDVEESFFEKLQTKALPVVRAKCAEDILQFSDRYRLVDAYVPEFGGAGRRVALEWFENIDCSKIVLAGGLSPKNVSEVKRYGFYGVDVSSGVEARKGKKDPQKVREFIQKAKFE
- the accA gene encoding acetyl-CoA carboxylase carboxyl transferase subunit alpha, coding for MATYLDFEQKIKEIENELEAAKARGDTAAIEIFEKDLQKEASKTYKNLSDYQKLQLARHPDRPYALDYIRLILDDAYEIHGDRCFRDDPAILCYLGYIDGQKTLVIGEQKGRGTKNKLKRNFGMPHPEGYRKALRAAKMAEKFGLPILMLIDTPGAYPGIGAEERGQSEAIARNLIEFSMLDTPTISIVIGEGGSGGALAIGVADKLAMLKYSVFSVISPEGCAAILWNDPAKVEQATKALKITAEDLKELGLIDDIIDEPFMGAHRDKEGAAKALKEYYLQNIRELMQMDPKERLEKRYEKLMKMGRFKE